The following coding sequences are from one uncultured Desulfobacter sp. window:
- a CDS encoding GAF domain-containing protein, producing the protein MGTHELHYETMTRLTTAISQCKEQEEVAMITAESVKSAFNAKGCCVFLVNRETGELGLVGSSGLSQEYLKKGPTHFKQAIKEAKDAVPIAIYDVMDDPRIEYPEEAKKEGIASLLGVPIISHNKIIGALRLYTAKPWEFSQEDVTVIQAVALICGMAMDMCRMYKGYKTSIQVLKNMRDSSSFNVKKWTPYEGVPTSVDQSICDY; encoded by the coding sequence CGTTTAACCACCGCGATTTCCCAGTGCAAAGAACAAGAGGAAGTTGCCATGATTACGGCAGAAAGTGTCAAAAGCGCCTTTAATGCCAAGGGCTGCTGCGTTTTTCTGGTCAACCGGGAGACTGGAGAGCTGGGCCTGGTTGGCTCTTCCGGGCTGAGCCAGGAGTATCTGAAAAAAGGGCCGACCCACTTTAAACAGGCAATCAAAGAGGCCAAGGATGCCGTCCCCATTGCCATTTACGATGTCATGGATGATCCCCGGATTGAGTATCCCGAGGAAGCAAAAAAAGAAGGGATCGCCTCACTGCTGGGTGTGCCCATTATCAGCCACAACAAAATAATCGGCGCATTACGTCTTTATACGGCCAAACCCTGGGAATTTTCCCAGGAGGATGTCACCGTAATCCAGGCAGTCGCCTTGATCTGCGGCATGGCCATGGATATGTGCCGGATGTACAAAGGATATAAAACCAGCATTCAAGTCTTGAAAAACATGAGAGATTCCTCAAGCTTCAACGTCAAAAAATGGACCCCGTATGAAGGGGTCCCCACGAGTGTTGATCAGTCCATTTGCGATTATTAA